A single window of Balaenoptera acutorostrata chromosome X, mBalAcu1.1, whole genome shotgun sequence DNA harbors:
- the LOC130706490 gene encoding homeobox protein ESX1-like, translating to MERQPQSSHDAYDDADAAVAGFLKLGVDEEREEAHEVKPAEISLPGEGGEEQKAQSEPELGAAAEGKEAGDEGEGKEGCDISVGAAGPADGESREAEAEAEASGGEGGEQGGEEQPPRAAVEGPEAAEGQQQVPYVRFTRVQLQDLERVFQHTQYPNERTRQELTRRMGVTEAKVKGWFRNRRAKWRRNQRGLMSRNVPPRPPGRPGPPGPPVAVCLCEPCFDILLQELNWICVLLEPLPPGLPGPSMPPMQPGQPMWPGQPMPPMRPRQPMPPMWPMPPRPPMRPMPPLQPMWPMPPLQPMRPMPPMPPVPPMPPMWPVPPMPPMLPVRPMPPMLPVWPVLPVPPMPLMPPFPPMLLPPLPWLLPPSLPCRCPHASRPGPLSLVVLR from the exons ATGGAGCGTCAGCCGCAGAGCAGCCACGATGCCTATGACGACGCGGATGCAGCCGTCGCCGGCTTCCTCAAGCTGGGGGTCGACGAGGAGCGGGAAGAAGCGCACG AGGTGAAGCCCGCGGAGATCTCGCTTCCcggagaggggggagaggagcAGAAGGCTCAGTCCGAACCGGAGCTGGGAGCAGCCGCGGAAGGGAAAGAGGCGGGAGacgaaggagaaggaaaggaaggctgCGATATCAGCGTCGGAGCCGCCGGCCCCGCGGACGGCGAAAGCCGCGAGGCCGAGGCCGAGGCTGAGGCGAGCGGCGGCGAAGGCGGAGAGCAGGGCGGCGAGGAGCAGCCCCCGCGGGCCGCCGTCGAGGGTCCCGAGGCCGCAGAGGGGCAGCAGCAGGTCCCCTACGTCAGGTTCACGCGGGTGCAGCTGCAGGACCTGGAGCGCGTTTTCCAGCATACTCAGTACCCCAACGAGCGCACGCG ACAGGAGCTTACAAGGCGCATGGGTGTGACTGAAGCCAAAGTGAAG GGTTGGTTTAGGAATAGAAGGGCCAAATGGAGGAGAAATCAGAGGGGACTAATGTCCAGAAACGTGCCCCCCAGGCCCCCCGGGCGCCCCGGGCCCCCGGGCCCCCCTGTTGCCGTCTGTTTGTGTGAACCCTGCTTTGACATCCTGCTTCAGGAGCTGAATTGGATCTGCGTTCTTCTGGAGCCACTGCCGCCGGGGCTCCCCGGGCCGTCCATGCCGCCCATGCAGCCCGGGCAGCCCATGTGGCCCGGGCAGCCCATGCCGCCCATGCGGCCCAGGCAGCCCATGCCACCCATGTGGCCCATGCCGCCCAGGCCACCCATGCGGCCCATGCCACCCCTGCAGCCCATGTGGCCCATGCCACCCCTGCAGCCCATGCGGCCCATGCCACCCATGCCGCCCGTGCCACCCATGCCGCCCATGTGGCCCGTGCCCCCCATGCCGCCCATGCTACCTGTGCGACCCATGCCTCCCATGCTGCCCGTGTGGCCCGTGCTGCCCGTGCCACCCATGCCGCTCATGCCGCCCTTTCCTCCTATGCTGTTGCCTCCTCTGCCCTGGCTTCTTCCACCCTCGCTTCCCTGTAGGTGCCCTCATGCATCACGGCCTGGTCCCTTATCATTGGTGGTCCTTCGGTAG